One stretch of Lacrimispora sphenoides DNA includes these proteins:
- the rpsT gene encoding 30S ribosomal protein S20 produces the protein MANIKSAKKRILVNETKAARNKAIRSKVKTSIKKVEAAIVAGDKAAAQAILVNAISEIDKATTKGVYHKNTASRKVSRISKAVNTMA, from the coding sequence TTGGCTAACATTAAATCTGCAAAAAAGAGAATTTTAGTAAACGAAACAAAGGCTGCAAGAAATAAAGCGATCAGATCCAAAGTGAAAACATCTATCAAGAAGGTAGAGGCTGCTATCGTTGCCGGTGACAAGGCTGCTGCACAGGCAATTTTAGTAAACGCTATCTCAGAGATCGATAAGGCTACTACTAAGGGCGTATATCATAAGAATACCGCTTCCAGAAAAGTATCCAGAATCTCAAAAGCTGTAAACACAATGGCTTAA
- a CDS encoding glycoside hydrolase family 13 protein: MRIWWKESVVYQIYPRSFCDSNGDGIGDIGGIISKLDYLKELGIDVVWLSPVYDSPNDDNGYDIRDYRDIMKEFGTMEDFDRLLEEMHKRGIKLVMDLVVNHTSDEHPWFLESRKSKDNPYRDYYIWRDGKDGKEPNNWGSCFSGPAWKYDKETDQYFLHLFSEKQPDLNWDNGKVRTEVYDMMKWWLDKGIDGFRMDVISLISKREGLPDGPAMINGYASFNVSANGPNVHEYLKEMNREVLSGYDIMTVGECSGVTLEEAAGYASSDGSELNMVFQFEHMDVDGDPDNKWTDKKLHLPDLKAIMTKWQKGLEGIAWNSLFWDNHDQPRVVSRFGSDCEEYRERSAKMLATCLHMMQGTPYVYQGEELGMTNVPFETIHDFRDLDSINAFYELTEKGIFTQEEMMKFLRYKSRDNARTPMQWDTSVNAGFSEATPWIMVNPNYESINAKEQVERKTSVFHYYKQLIALRHEYEIIVYGSYELLLPDDPDIYAYVRTLGDRKLLVVCSFSGRTLNYSIPEEFESGTVLISNYDTTERISGELKPYEGFVIYQ; this comes from the coding sequence ATGAGAATTTGGTGGAAGGAATCTGTAGTATATCAAATTTACCCCAGAAGCTTTTGCGACAGCAATGGGGATGGGATCGGCGATATAGGGGGGATCATAAGCAAGCTGGACTATTTAAAGGAACTGGGAATCGATGTGGTCTGGCTGTCTCCCGTGTACGATTCGCCAAACGATGACAATGGCTATGATATCCGTGATTACCGTGACATCATGAAGGAATTTGGTACCATGGAGGACTTTGACAGACTTTTAGAAGAGATGCATAAACGGGGAATCAAACTGGTTATGGATCTTGTGGTAAACCACACCTCAGATGAGCATCCATGGTTTTTAGAAAGCAGAAAATCAAAGGATAATCCTTACCGGGATTATTACATATGGAGAGATGGAAAAGACGGAAAAGAACCCAATAACTGGGGATCCTGCTTTTCCGGACCTGCATGGAAATATGATAAGGAAACTGACCAGTACTTCCTTCATCTTTTTTCCGAAAAACAACCTGACTTAAACTGGGATAACGGGAAAGTCCGGACAGAGGTTTACGATATGATGAAATGGTGGCTGGATAAGGGCATTGACGGATTCCGCATGGATGTGATCAGCCTGATTTCCAAGCGGGAGGGGCTTCCCGACGGTCCGGCCATGATCAATGGATATGCCAGCTTTAATGTTTCTGCCAACGGACCAAATGTTCACGAATATTTAAAGGAAATGAACCGGGAGGTTTTATCCGGCTACGATATCATGACAGTAGGAGAGTGCTCCGGCGTGACTCTTGAGGAAGCGGCCGGGTACGCATCCTCTGATGGAAGTGAACTTAACATGGTATTCCAGTTTGAGCATATGGATGTGGATGGGGATCCTGACAACAAATGGACGGATAAGAAGCTGCATCTTCCGGATCTTAAAGCCATTATGACAAAATGGCAGAAAGGGCTTGAGGGAATTGCCTGGAACAGCCTGTTCTGGGATAATCATGACCAGCCAAGAGTTGTTTCCCGTTTTGGAAGCGACTGTGAGGAATACCGGGAACGCTCAGCGAAGATGCTTGCCACCTGCCTCCATATGATGCAGGGAACTCCTTATGTGTATCAGGGAGAGGAACTGGGAATGACCAATGTCCCCTTTGAAACCATCCATGATTTTCGGGATCTGGATAGCATAAATGCCTTCTATGAGCTGACAGAAAAAGGAATTTTCACCCAAGAGGAAATGATGAAGTTTTTAAGGTATAAGAGCCGGGACAATGCGAGGACCCCTATGCAGTGGGATACAAGTGTGAATGCCGGATTTTCAGAAGCCACCCCGTGGATCATGGTAAATCCCAATTATGAAAGCATCAATGCCAAAGAACAGGTGGAACGAAAGACTTCTGTATTTCATTATTATAAACAATTGATCGCTCTGCGCCATGAATATGAGATCATCGTTTATGGCAGTTACGAGCTGCTGCTTCCCGATGATCCGGATATCTATGCCTACGTGAGGACCTTGGGAGACAGGAAGCTGCTGGTCGTATGCAGCTTCAGCGGACGGACGCTAAATTACAGCATTCCAGAGGAATTTGAATCAGGAACCGTTTTGATCAGCAATTATGATACAACGGAGAGAATAAGCGGAGAACTGAAACCTTATGAAGGGTTTGTGATTTATCAATAG
- a CDS encoding MGH1-like glycoside hydrolase domain-containing protein gives MEEHRRQLDIRSVPFSRYGSYLAFSYPQDGTKEFDGHIAVRVLYGAFSQQETYPIISVNDDGKQEETIAVSMSPWELDVTSETGEYSICFGDEEGFLLKSNSSVLITKTKAGSYDRVMGHMDGSFEIAGDDMALHVTLRKGKAKDQLACPDNGFGSSRTELLLSPEEGELLAVITLTGLSPQKKEYGSYALCRQTVKEEYLEFEKGIMNGLKGTDPAFEKAGREAAYVLWHSVLQPSGYIKRPVMVMTKNWMNLVWSWDYAFNGLALVSSQPELAYGQFLAMADQQDEYGTYPDAYQARTIIRSFVKPPVQGFILKNMFQIHDPGREVKERLYHSVASFTDWWMTYRVEENGIPTYQHGNDSGWDNATVFRLGLPVQSPDLSAWLVLQMEFLEHTARQLGWQQEAEAWKVKGGNLLSKLLAYFVREGRFEAVKIPEMEVVTSDSLLLYLPLILGERLPEKLRDNLISGLLEKGHLAGPWGFASEPLDSMLFEEDGYWRGAVWPAAVMIMVDALKQCGRQKEARFYAERFCRLCADKGFYENYSALDGRGLRDHGFTWTASVFLILLRDYVLD, from the coding sequence ATGGAGGAACACAGGAGACAACTGGATATCCGCTCCGTACCTTTTAGCAGATACGGCTCTTATTTGGCATTTTCCTATCCCCAGGATGGCACGAAGGAATTTGACGGCCACATTGCGGTGCGGGTACTTTACGGCGCGTTTTCCCAACAGGAGACTTATCCCATCATTTCGGTTAATGATGATGGGAAACAGGAAGAGACGATAGCAGTTTCCATGTCGCCCTGGGAACTGGATGTAACGTCTGAAACAGGGGAATACTCCATATGCTTTGGGGATGAGGAAGGGTTTCTCTTGAAATCAAACAGCTCGGTCCTGATTACAAAGACTAAAGCGGGTTCCTATGACAGAGTGATGGGACACATGGATGGAAGCTTTGAAATAGCAGGAGATGATATGGCCCTCCACGTGACCCTGCGAAAAGGAAAGGCAAAGGATCAATTAGCATGTCCGGACAATGGCTTTGGAAGCAGCAGGACGGAGCTTCTTCTAAGCCCGGAGGAGGGAGAGCTGTTGGCCGTGATCACCCTTACCGGATTAAGTCCGCAGAAAAAAGAGTACGGGAGTTATGCGCTGTGCCGTCAGACGGTAAAAGAGGAATATCTGGAGTTTGAGAAAGGGATCATGAACGGTTTAAAGGGGACAGATCCTGCTTTTGAAAAAGCCGGAAGGGAAGCAGCTTATGTTTTGTGGCATTCCGTACTCCAGCCTTCCGGTTATATCAAAAGACCGGTAATGGTCATGACAAAAAACTGGATGAATCTGGTATGGAGCTGGGATTATGCCTTTAACGGCCTTGCCCTGGTCTCGTCCCAGCCGGAGCTGGCATACGGCCAGTTTTTAGCCATGGCGGACCAACAGGATGAGTATGGCACATACCCTGATGCTTACCAGGCAAGGACGATTATCCGCTCCTTTGTAAAGCCGCCGGTCCAGGGATTTATTCTAAAGAATATGTTTCAGATCCATGATCCGGGCAGGGAAGTAAAGGAGAGGCTGTACCATTCCGTAGCCTCCTTTACCGATTGGTGGATGACCTACCGGGTGGAGGAAAACGGCATCCCCACCTACCAGCATGGCAATGATTCCGGCTGGGACAATGCCACCGTTTTCCGTCTGGGCTTGCCGGTCCAGTCGCCGGATTTATCGGCCTGGCTTGTATTGCAGATGGAGTTTCTGGAGCATACGGCAAGGCAGCTTGGTTGGCAGCAAGAGGCTGAAGCGTGGAAGGTAAAGGGGGGGAATCTTCTCTCTAAGCTGTTGGCCTATTTTGTGAGAGAGGGCCGGTTTGAAGCGGTAAAGATCCCTGAGATGGAAGTGGTCACTTCCGATTCCCTGCTTTTATATCTTCCCCTGATTCTTGGGGAACGCCTTCCGGAGAAGCTTCGGGATAATCTGATTTCAGGACTTTTAGAGAAAGGCCATCTGGCCGGTCCCTGGGGGTTTGCATCAGAGCCTTTGGATAGTATGCTGTTTGAAGAAGACGGATACTGGCGGGGAGCGGTCTGGCCAGCCGCTGTCATGATTATGGTGGATGCCTTAAAACAGTGCGGCAGACAGAAAGAGGCACGTTTTTATGCAGAACGTTTCTGCAGACTTTGTGCTGATAAAGGATTTTATGAAAATTACAGTGCACTGGACGGGCGGGGCCTGAGGGATCATGGCTTTACCTGGACAGCCAGTGTGTTTCTTATTCTGCTGCGTGATTATGTATTGGATTAG
- the pgmB gene encoding beta-phosphoglucomutase — MINTMNFLKGQGDLKNWLMEETEFDARNLGKYEAVFAQGNGYIGMRNALEERYVEEVRNTFITGTFNKAGDEEVTELPNLPDVTAMDIYVDGYRLNLQSGKVMEYSRIMNLKNGETTRKVVWECPSKTLVTAVFKRFVSLKNEHAAAEYLELSCDGSAQLVIETGIHGDVTNHGAMHFENLRRRIYDGITMQFLAETTESRVLAAVHSACRISREEKPLPVMGRRNMDLRWSVKAEAGETIRLEKISCFHSSRDLAYEKEEQPDILNRLKADGMECLQTEFEKGYDRLLAESEAVWKEFWKDHEVTIRGNDDFDQLALRFAQYHLNIMVKKDDNRVGIAAKALTGEGYKGHSFWDTEMFILPYFTFTEPQIARTLLEYRYRNLYGARKKAAENGWEGAMYPWECAWIDDGEVTPLYLGTDVVTGKVQKCLTGLIEHHISADVAYAVWQYYQASGDQDYMDRYGYEIILDTALFWSSRLEWNEKKGCYEILDVIGPDEYKEHVDNNAYTNYMADYNMGLAERIMETLPKENKDVSDWLDEKFHFDRLKQRLKEKRAKLYLPVPGENGIVPQTDQYMSLEPIDLAPYKASGKVLGIHQDYNMEQMGKLMVSKQADTVMLDFVMPDLFSLETKRKNFVFYEDKTLHDSSLSRCVHAVLANDYGMEDMAYQMHQAACSIDLGPNMKSSEEGIHSASIGGIWLSCVMGFGGLRIRRGGLELNPKLPKAWEELRFPLVWKGQKLTVTVDKKGATIANNGNSPVSLMVFGRNSRVEPEASVYVEKKTYEAVIFDLDGVICHTDHYHYLAWKEVADELGIYFDEIINNRLRGVSRKESFDIILERYDKVMREEDKERYLAKKNEGYKKLLEGMTPSDLPEETKDTLMELRKRGVKLAIGSSSKNAGLILKQLGLEHFFDAVSDGNSITHSKPHPEVFQKAATMLNCKVENCLVVEDAEAGLIAAKSGGMDCGAVGDAVKSLLADYKLSAFSQLLEIVG; from the coding sequence ATGATTAACACAATGAATTTTTTGAAGGGTCAGGGAGATTTAAAAAACTGGCTGATGGAGGAAACGGAATTTGATGCCCGGAACCTGGGAAAATACGAGGCGGTTTTTGCCCAGGGAAACGGATACATAGGGATGCGGAACGCTCTGGAAGAGCGGTATGTGGAAGAGGTGAGGAACACGTTCATCACCGGAACCTTTAATAAAGCGGGAGATGAAGAGGTGACGGAACTTCCTAATCTTCCGGATGTAACGGCTATGGATATCTATGTTGACGGATACCGTCTGAACCTGCAGTCAGGTAAGGTCATGGAGTATTCCAGGATCATGAACTTAAAGAACGGAGAAACTACCAGAAAGGTTGTGTGGGAATGTCCATCGAAGACTCTGGTAACGGCTGTTTTTAAACGGTTTGTATCCTTAAAAAATGAACATGCTGCGGCGGAATATCTGGAGCTGTCCTGTGACGGCAGCGCGCAGCTGGTGATTGAAACGGGAATTCATGGGGATGTGACAAACCATGGAGCCATGCATTTTGAGAATTTAAGGCGCAGGATCTATGACGGTATCACCATGCAGTTCCTGGCAGAAACCACCGAGTCCCGGGTGCTGGCGGCGGTCCACAGCGCCTGCAGGATAAGCCGGGAGGAAAAGCCTCTTCCGGTTATGGGCAGAAGAAATATGGATCTGCGCTGGTCCGTAAAAGCAGAGGCCGGTGAAACCATCCGCCTGGAAAAGATATCCTGCTTTCATTCTTCCAGGGATCTGGCTTACGAAAAGGAAGAGCAACCCGATATTCTTAATCGGCTAAAAGCAGACGGCATGGAGTGTTTACAGACCGAATTTGAAAAGGGATATGACAGACTGCTGGCGGAGTCAGAGGCAGTGTGGAAAGAATTCTGGAAAGACCATGAGGTGACCATACGGGGAAATGATGATTTTGATCAGCTTGCCCTCCGGTTTGCCCAGTATCATCTGAATATTATGGTGAAAAAGGATGACAACCGGGTAGGGATCGCTGCAAAGGCTTTGACTGGGGAAGGCTATAAGGGCCATTCCTTTTGGGATACGGAAATGTTTATCCTGCCTTATTTTACTTTTACGGAACCCCAAATTGCCAGAACCCTTCTGGAATACCGTTACAGAAATCTCTATGGCGCCCGAAAAAAGGCTGCTGAAAATGGCTGGGAAGGGGCCATGTATCCATGGGAGTGTGCCTGGATCGATGACGGCGAGGTAACTCCCTTATATCTTGGTACCGACGTGGTAACGGGCAAGGTGCAAAAGTGCCTGACAGGATTAATCGAGCATCATATCAGCGCGGATGTGGCTTATGCGGTATGGCAGTATTACCAGGCCTCCGGAGATCAGGACTATATGGACCGGTACGGATATGAAATCATATTGGATACGGCTCTTTTCTGGTCCAGCCGATTAGAATGGAATGAGAAAAAGGGCTGTTACGAAATCCTTGATGTGATCGGGCCGGATGAGTATAAGGAGCATGTGGATAATAATGCCTATACCAATTATATGGCGGATTATAATATGGGGCTGGCGGAACGTATTATGGAAACTTTGCCAAAGGAAAATAAGGATGTTTCAGACTGGCTTGATGAGAAGTTCCATTTTGACCGGTTAAAACAGAGGCTAAAGGAAAAGAGGGCAAAGCTCTACTTACCGGTGCCCGGGGAAAACGGCATTGTTCCTCAGACCGACCAGTATATGAGCTTGGAGCCCATTGATCTGGCACCTTATAAGGCCTCCGGAAAGGTCCTTGGTATCCACCAGGATTATAATATGGAGCAGATGGGCAAACTCATGGTTTCCAAACAGGCTGATACCGTCATGCTGGATTTTGTGATGCCTGATCTATTTTCCTTGGAAACGAAAAGAAAGAACTTTGTATTTTATGAAGATAAGACCCTTCATGATTCATCCTTAAGCCGCTGCGTTCATGCAGTTTTAGCCAATGATTACGGAATGGAGGACATGGCCTACCAAATGCATCAGGCAGCATGCTCCATCGATCTGGGACCCAATATGAAATCATCGGAGGAGGGAATTCACAGTGCCTCCATCGGAGGGATCTGGTTAAGCTGTGTCATGGGCTTTGGGGGGCTGAGGATCCGCCGTGGCGGTCTTGAACTTAATCCAAAACTTCCTAAGGCCTGGGAAGAGCTTCGATTTCCACTGGTATGGAAGGGCCAGAAGCTGACGGTTACAGTGGATAAGAAAGGCGCTACAATTGCAAACAACGGAAACAGCCCGGTGTCTCTTATGGTATTCGGAAGAAACAGCAGGGTGGAACCGGAAGCATCTGTTTATGTAGAAAAGAAAACCTATGAGGCGGTTATTTTTGATTTGGACGGCGTGATCTGTCATACCGATCATTATCACTATCTTGCATGGAAAGAGGTGGCAGATGAGTTGGGAATTTATTTTGATGAGATCATCAATAACCGGCTGCGGGGTGTCAGCCGGAAGGAGAGCTTTGATATCATACTGGAACGTTATGATAAGGTCATGAGGGAAGAAGATAAGGAAAGATATCTAGCAAAGAAAAATGAAGGTTATAAAAAGCTGTTGGAAGGCATGACCCCTTCCGATTTGCCGGAGGAAACAAAAGATACATTGATGGAGCTTAGAAAACGGGGGGTTAAGCTGGCAATTGGTTCCTCCAGTAAGAACGCAGGACTGATCTTAAAGCAGTTGGGATTGGAACATTTTTTTGATGCCGTCTCTGACGGAAATTCAATCACCCATTCAAAGCCCCATCCGGAAGTATTTCAAAAGGCAGCAACCATGCTAAACTGCAAGGTGGAAAACTGCCTTGTAGTAGAAGATGCCGAGGCAGGACTTATAGCAGCAAAATCTGGCGGAATGGATTGCGGAGCAGTGGGAGATGCGGTAAAATCTTTATTAGCAGATTATAAGCTTTCAGCCTTCAGTCAGCTGCTGGAGATCGTCGGATAA
- a CDS encoding carbohydrate ABC transporter permease, with amino-acid sequence MKKKITVFCMYFLMIFTVIISVFPILWVIMSSFKTNAQILGNPFTLPTSISFEPYIYLFEKYDFLRYAVNSFLVCITSTLLSLLFFAMGAYVIGKYRFPGKSLIFALFTITLLVPSHSKAQPIFSLIMKINLYDNIWGLAVVYLSMGLAMSVFILKSTFMSIPSSLDEAARLEGAGFLRVFFQINLPLAKGGLATAGILMFLNNWNEFFYASLLTSSNKNRTLPVALQFFTESFSYDYTKLFAALTLVVLPGIILYALAQEQVQASVAASGVKG; translated from the coding sequence ATGAAGAAAAAAATAACTGTATTTTGTATGTATTTTCTTATGATCTTTACTGTGATCATATCGGTCTTTCCGATTCTCTGGGTGATCATGTCATCCTTTAAAACAAATGCCCAGATTCTTGGAAATCCATTTACACTGCCGACTTCCATAAGTTTTGAACCATATATATACTTATTCGAGAAATATGATTTTCTGCGGTATGCGGTCAATTCCTTTCTGGTCTGCATTACTTCAACGCTCCTGTCGCTGCTGTTCTTTGCCATGGGCGCTTATGTGATCGGAAAGTACCGCTTTCCAGGAAAATCACTGATCTTTGCCCTGTTTACCATTACCCTGCTGGTCCCTTCCCATTCCAAGGCACAGCCTATCTTTTCCCTGATCATGAAGATAAATCTGTATGACAATATCTGGGGGCTGGCGGTGGTTTACTTATCTATGGGGCTTGCAATGTCCGTGTTTATCTTAAAATCCACCTTTATGTCCATTCCATCATCTTTGGATGAGGCGGCCAGGCTGGAAGGGGCTGGTTTTCTCCGGGTATTCTTCCAGATTAACCTTCCTCTGGCAAAAGGCGGATTGGCTACGGCCGGGATTCTTATGTTTTTGAATAACTGGAATGAATTTTTTTATGCTTCCCTGCTGACCTCTTCCAATAAGAACAGGACTCTGCCGGTGGCGCTGCAATTTTTTACCGAATCATTTTCATATGACTACACAAAGCTGTTTGCCGCTTTGACCCTTGTCGTGCTTCCGGGCATCATTTTATATGCGCTGGCTCAGGAGCAGGTACAGGCCAGCGTTGCGGCATCAGGAGTAAAAGGCTGA
- a CDS encoding carbohydrate ABC transporter permease, producing the protein MKAGKSNSTVLERRNYKWCYLFLLPSLLIFLLFYLSPILTVIATSFTKWDGFNKPVFIGLKNYIDLFHSKTFLISLKNLLAWSVIAATFHVGFGVLMAFVLYAKPKGWKFTRVIFMVPNVISAAAWAMIYKFIFNDDMGILNNLIRKFSPDFHVQWFFQSPYAFWAVTCTWIFYAVIVTLVVLNDLMAVPEEVVEAARVDGASPWQLTRHIMLPLCRNAIGTGVICSITSRIAMYEQIRLTTAGGPGDDTMNIPLILVNSISDMKYGYANANGMVMFALGLIILAAVHITFRMNDSIY; encoded by the coding sequence ATGAAAGCAGGAAAATCAAATTCCACTGTTTTGGAGAGAAGGAATTATAAGTGGTGCTACTTATTTTTGCTGCCCTCCCTCCTGATATTTTTGCTGTTTTACTTATCACCAATCCTTACAGTAATCGCCACCTCCTTTACCAAGTGGGATGGCTTCAATAAACCGGTTTTCATAGGGCTTAAAAATTACATCGATCTTTTTCATTCCAAAACCTTTCTCATATCTTTGAAAAACCTTCTAGCCTGGTCCGTGATTGCCGCAACTTTCCATGTGGGATTCGGCGTGCTGATGGCATTTGTACTGTATGCAAAGCCAAAAGGATGGAAATTCACCAGAGTGATTTTTATGGTGCCTAACGTGATCTCAGCGGCTGCCTGGGCCATGATATATAAATTCATCTTCAATGACGATATGGGTATTTTAAATAACCTGATCCGAAAGTTTTCACCGGACTTTCATGTCCAATGGTTCTTCCAGTCCCCATATGCATTCTGGGCGGTTACATGCACCTGGATCTTTTATGCGGTGATTGTAACCCTTGTGGTATTAAATGATTTGATGGCAGTCCCGGAGGAAGTGGTGGAAGCCGCCAGGGTAGACGGGGCATCCCCATGGCAGCTGACCCGTCATATCATGCTTCCCCTCTGCAGAAATGCCATTGGAACCGGAGTGATCTGTTCCATTACTTCCAGGATCGCCATGTATGAACAGATCAGGCTGACGACCGCAGGCGGCCCTGGGGACGATACCATGAATATACCGCTAATCCTGGTCAATTCTATATCTGATATGAAATACGGATACGCCAATGCCAACGGTATGGTCATGTTTGCTTTGGGCCTGATCATTCTGGCAGCTGTCCATATTACATTCCGTATGAATGACAGCATCTATTAG
- a CDS encoding ABC transporter substrate-binding protein has protein sequence MKRKLAGIMAAVMAAATLISGCSGGNSKTTAPGAGNSENASGKEIQMTFPTYLAGENVGAVFFLPEVERFNQKYAGKYKIVIEEVPQAQYAEKIKQLAQQNKLPAIVHAPGSGGIDLQWFKSVVLANGMAYDLSEFANANPEVKNNWIDDSMDYCTVDGKLICKPLSVLKPVGLYYNNTMYKPEKAVKDMKLDEFMESIGDNKFAFQTAENAWTSGLLLTALIANQEGGETYLAQYVDDKLYDYTDAKIVSAISILQKLLQSNASANTIGAAYADAANAFMSKSAAIICNGSWMASDFDEESADKWSNGFTGEEVTSDIYPGNFAIANPRVFGEFWIANTASDEEKELAKAFFAFRDSKEEIEQLVLTEGGVAPKLDYSSEFLKKQAENRILSQLAESMDENTRYTASIFDVMPASVADTEFGKLLPKLADGTLTPEEFCSQLTQKAEEAKN, from the coding sequence ATGAAAAGAAAATTGGCGGGGATTATGGCAGCTGTTATGGCTGCGGCAACGTTGATCAGCGGCTGTTCCGGTGGGAACAGTAAAACAACGGCACCAGGGGCAGGCAATTCTGAAAATGCATCGGGGAAGGAAATACAGATGACTTTTCCAACCTATCTGGCAGGTGAAAATGTTGGAGCTGTTTTCTTTCTGCCCGAAGTTGAACGGTTTAATCAGAAGTACGCAGGCAAGTATAAGATCGTGATCGAGGAGGTTCCTCAGGCCCAGTATGCGGAAAAAATCAAGCAGTTGGCCCAGCAGAATAAACTTCCTGCCATTGTCCATGCACCTGGCTCCGGAGGTATCGATCTTCAGTGGTTTAAGAGCGTAGTTCTTGCCAATGGCATGGCATATGACTTAAGCGAATTTGCAAATGCTAACCCGGAGGTAAAAAATAACTGGATTGATGACTCCATGGATTACTGCACCGTGGACGGAAAACTCATCTGCAAGCCCCTATCCGTGTTAAAGCCTGTGGGTCTGTATTATAACAATACCATGTATAAGCCGGAAAAAGCCGTTAAGGATATGAAACTTGACGAGTTCATGGAAAGCATCGGAGATAACAAGTTTGCATTCCAGACCGCGGAAAATGCCTGGACATCAGGACTTCTCCTTACTGCCCTTATTGCCAATCAGGAGGGGGGAGAGACGTATCTGGCTCAGTATGTGGATGACAAACTTTATGATTACACCGATGCAAAGATCGTTTCCGCTATATCCATTTTGCAGAAACTCCTTCAGAGTAATGCATCAGCCAATACCATTGGTGCAGCTTACGCAGATGCAGCCAATGCATTTATGAGCAAGAGTGCTGCCATTATATGCAACGGTTCCTGGATGGCCTCTGATTTTGATGAAGAATCAGCAGACAAGTGGTCAAATGGATTTACTGGTGAGGAAGTGACTTCAGATATTTATCCAGGAAATTTTGCTATTGCCAATCCGAGAGTATTCGGTGAATTCTGGATCGCAAATACCGCTTCTGATGAGGAAAAAGAGCTGGCAAAAGCCTTCTTTGCTTTCCGCGATTCCAAGGAAGAAATCGAGCAGCTGGTACTGACCGAAGGCGGAGTGGCTCCGAAGCTTGATTACAGCTCCGAATTCTTAAAGAAACAGGCAGAAAACCGCATCTTATCCCAGCTTGCCGAAAGCATGGATGAAAATACCAGATACACAGCATCTATTTTCGATGTGATGCCGGCTTCCGTTGCTGATACGGAATTTGGTAAGCTGCTTCCTAAGCTTGCAGACGGAACTCTTACGCCGGAGGAATTCTGCAGCCAATTGACTCAGAAAGCAGAAGAAGCTAAAAACTAA
- a CDS encoding LacI family DNA-binding transcriptional regulator: protein MAKSIYDVAQETGLSVSTVSRALNGYSDVSAKTRARVVEAAERLGYVPNTSAKNLSSKNKKNVALLICGLLEEAQSNEFMMNVIQGAYTYMMKHEINLAMYSIGKEEQEKKDFDTFCREYSLSGAVIMGLRITDPLVKSLPHSALPCVSIDIQLDGAYTSAVMTDDRKAFEQVTQYVIDRGHRKLILVYGRKKSDVSIRRQQGYLDALEKNGIDPKSCKVIYTDFMEQKAYEGTKKLLKEYKEEAGTAFVCMSDLTAIGVLRAVQELGYQSPKDFSITGYDGNYFMKYIDPFITRVNQNMWQKGYDAAKLLMKMVNDEKYSRVHMTKYFLEEGKSVKQL, encoded by the coding sequence ATGGCAAAATCAATTTATGACGTGGCACAGGAAACGGGATTATCAGTAAGTACGGTATCAAGAGCATTAAACGGATACAGCGATGTATCGGCCAAAACCAGGGCGCGCGTGGTGGAGGCGGCGGAAAGACTTGGGTACGTTCCTAATACCAGTGCCAAAAATCTGTCTTCAAAGAACAAAAAGAATGTGGCTTTGCTCATCTGCGGACTTTTGGAAGAGGCCCAGTCTAACGAGTTCATGATGAATGTTATCCAGGGGGCTTATACTTACATGATGAAGCATGAGATCAATCTGGCCATGTATTCCATTGGGAAGGAAGAACAGGAAAAAAAGGATTTTGACACATTTTGCAGAGAATATTCATTATCAGGGGCCGTAATTATGGGTCTCAGGATAACGGATCCTCTGGTAAAAAGCCTGCCTCACTCCGCCCTGCCCTGTGTGTCCATTGATATCCAGCTGGACGGAGCATACACATCAGCAGTCATGACAGATGACAGGAAGGCATTTGAGCAGGTTACTCAGTACGTGATCGATCGTGGGCACCGGAAACTGATTCTTGTTTATGGGCGGAAGAAGTCCGATGTTTCCATCAGACGTCAACAGGGTTACTTAGATGCCCTTGAAAAGAACGGCATTGATCCCAAAAGCTGCAAAGTGATCTATACGGACTTTATGGAACAGAAAGCGTATGAAGGAACTAAGAAACTGCTGAAGGAATATAAAGAGGAGGCTGGGACCGCGTTTGTCTGCATGAGCGACTTAACGGCCATAGGCGTTTTAAGAGCAGTTCAGGAGCTGGGATATCAGAGCCCAAAAGATTTTTCCATTACCGGTTATGACGGCAACTACTTTATGAAATACATTGATCCTTTTATCACCCGCGTCAACCAGAATATGTGGCAAAAAGGTTACGATGCGGCAAAGCTTCTCATGAAAATGGTGAATGACGAAAAGTATTCCAGGGTTCATATGACAAAATATTTTCTTGAGGAAGGCAAGAGTGTGAAGCAATTGTAA